CGCGCATCATCAGCGAAGCGGCTTCGTAGGGACACCCCTTCGCCGTGACCAGGACCTGATACCCCATCCGATCGATCGTCGAGTCGAGGGCGCGGACGTAGCCGGCGTGCATGCTCAACGTCCCGAGAAGCAGGCCGGTCGACAGCGCCACCCCGAGGATGGCCAGGCCCGTCCTCAGGGGACGGCGCCTCAAATCGGAAGTGGCAAGACGGAAGAATCCCGGCACCGCGCTCATGCTGCTCCTGGCCTGGCTTGTCCCGAGTTGGGATGCTCCGAGGGGGATTCCGGATTGGGGGGGGATTGTCTCCGGTCCCTATGACTGCATCCTAGCAGCGACCGGCGGAAGGCGTCAATATGCGAGTCTAGAACATTTGCTGCGGCTCGCCGATAAGCTCCAAGGGCTCCGGTTTCCAGGGCTGAAAGCGCCGGGAAGCCTGTCCTGGGAGGAGTGGGCTGAAGCCGCCGGCAGGATCTGCGATGCGGATTACAAAGGGGGGGAACCCACGACCCGGGCGGCGGCTCAGCGATCCGGGGACTCGCGCTCCTCGGGCGGAATCCGAGGAAGCGGAACCTCAAGATCCGCCAGGGCATAGGCCATGAAGGCCATGGCGGCGGCGTTGTCGGCGAGGTCGCGAGGATTGACCTTGTCGAGCGTGTCTCCCGCCGTATGATGCCAGTCGAAGTACTCGGTCATGTCCTGCCGGAGCCCCAGCAAAGGCACTCCCGCGGCGAGCATCGGGGAGATGTCGACCCCTCCCTCGCCCCCCACTTCGACGCTCGTCGCGCCGATGCGTTCCAGCCTGCCGGCGAGGGACCGGAGGGTCGCTTCGCCGCCCGCGCCCGACTTGACGGAGAAGCCCAAGGGATGGCCCGCCCCGGCGTCCGACTCGATCGCCGCGACGTGCCTCTCCATCTCGCCGCGGTGCGTCTCGAAGTAGGTCTTGCCTCCCCGGTTGCCGTTCTCTTCGTTCATGAACAGCACCGCCCGGATCGTCCTTCGCGGGCGCAGGTTGAGCTTCTTCAGGATGCGCAGGGCCTCCATCGAGACGGCGACCCCGGCGCCGTCATCCAGCGCCCCCGTTCCCAGATCCCAGGAGTCGAGATGTCCGCCGATGACCACGACGTCGCCGGGCAGGGTCCGCCCGCGCAGCTCACCGATCGCGTTGGCCGACTCGACGTCGGGGAGGGTCTTGCAGCCCAGGGTGAGATGGACCTGCACCGCTTCGCCCTTGGCGCCGAGGCGATGAATCAGCTCCGCGTCCTCCGCCGAAATCGCCGCCGCGGGGATCCGTGGCACTCCCTCCTCGTAGGCGTGGGTGCCGGTGTGGACGAGCCGCGCGCTGATCGTGCCGAGCGAGCGAATCAGCATCGCGACCGCCCCCTGCTTTCCCGCCTCCGCCGCGCCCCGATAGCGCAGCCCCGACGCCGATCCGTAGCCGCTGCCGTCGGCGTGCGCCTCGATCGGCTTGTTGTAGAAGACGATCTTCCCGCGCGCCTTGTCGCCGAGCGCGCGCAGCTCGTCGAAGGAGGCGACTTCGACGACTTCCGCCGTGACCCCGCCCGGCGGGGTCGGCTCGCTCATGCCCAGGGCCGTGACCGCGAGGCGCTGCGCGACCGGCGCGACGATCGAGGCGGTCTCCGCGCCGCGCACCCAGTGCGGGACCATCACCTTCTCCCTCCGGACGTTCGCCAGCCCGTCCCGGCGCATCTCCCGGAGCGTCCACGCCACCGCCGCCTCGGCCTGGGGCGATCCCGACAGCCGCGGCCCGATCCGATCCGTCAGCCACGCCAGCTTCTCGTAGGCCCCGCCCGAAGCCGTCGCCTCCCCGACGATCCGCGCGGCGATCTGCGCCAGCGGATTATTGCCCTGCGTCCGGCCGAAGAACGGCGCGTCTTTTTTCGGTGCACTTGCCGAAAGCGTCGCCGGCGCGAATTGGGAGGTGAGGAGAAGAAGGATCAGGACGCCCGAAAGATGCGGTCTCATGGACCGGGAATTCTCCGCCGAGGTCCTCGAATTGTCAAGGTTTGAAGTGCAGTGTTCTTCAGGAATACTCGGTCGAGGCCATGCGAAGGAATAGCCGTTGCGAGGGAACAAACCTCCGATAGAGACTCACTTGCTGTTCAACTCGAAGGGGCTTTTAAGAAGAGCGGAATAGTAGCCATACCCCAAGAGATAGATCCAGGCGCTTTCTCGGCGGGGGTCATTGGTGGAAAGCATCAGATAGGAACTCAGAGAGCCGGATCGGTTCGGCCTGAAGACGACGGGAACGAGTGCAGATCCTCCCGGGGGGATCGCGTCTGGAAGTGGACCCCCAAGATAGAAATAGGAATCATCGAATTGCGCGCTCGAGATGCGCAAATCGTCCTCGCCGTTATTGACGATCGAGAGGTTGACGGTGGAGGATCGGCCTACCATCGTCTCGGGAAAGTAGAGGACGTCGGGGGAGGAGAAGGACGCCAGGAGCCAATGGGCGAGGACCTCGATGTCGACGTACCGCATGGCGGGATCGTTGGTTTCGAAGGAAAAGTGGTCACACCAATCGGGCGGGATGTAGTCCGCCGTGTAGATCACCTGCACCGTTCGGGTTTCCCCGGGCAGTACGGTGAAATCCGAGTTGGGATCGGCTTGAAGCGGGCACCAATAGGGAACGATGGGTCCGGTGATTCTCAGAGAGCCGGTTCCTGTGTTGGATAGGTCGAAGCTGCGGGTCACCGGTTGCGAGAGACGGACGTCACCGAAATCGAGGTGGGTTGTCGAGACGTGCATCTGAGGCGGAGGTTCGGGGACTCTGGCTTCGATGGAACCACTATAGGAGGGCAGAGTTGGATCATCGGACAAGACCGTAATCACTGTGTTGAAAGTCCCCCAGGTTGTGGGACGGAAGGTCACGGTCAGGGTCGCCACGGAGTCGGGAGGCAGGACCTCAGGCTCGATTCTCGCTGTGAACTCGGGCAGGCTGCTCGTTGCGGAAAGAATGTGAAGCGGCGCCGATCCACTATTGCTTACTCGATAGGTGATGTTGCTCTCTCCCCCCAAAGGTACGTCAAACATCGGACGAAAATAGAACTGGTCGATGTAGATCCTCGGCTCCGGCGCGGTGCCGGTGCCCTGAAGCTTTACATCGATTTGCGGGCGGAACGGATCGTCCGTCTGCAATCGGAACTGTCCTTCGGAGGGGCCGAGCTGTGTCGGGCGAAAGACCAGGCTGATCCTCTTCGTCTCGTTCGGATACAGGGTCAGGGAGCGGTGCTCGGGACCCGGAACGTAATAGGAATCAGACATGAACGAGAACTGTGCGTAGGGATCGGTCATGTCCCAGGTGATATTAAGAAACGCATCTCCCGCGTTGCGGATCTCGATCGATTTCCACGATCCGGCGAGACCGATCGGCACGGAGCCGAAGTCGAGCAATTCCGCGGCAACCTCGGCGATCGGAGCCACGCCGCGGCCAGAAGGGAGGAACTGCAAGGCCGACCGACCTGGATCATCGGAGTGGATGGTCGCCAATCCCGAAAGCGTCTCGTGCGCGGTCGGTGCGTAGCGCAGCAGCGCGTTCTGCCGTCCGGCCGGCGGGACAGCGAAAGGCGAAGGGGGATCCAGGGACAGACCGGATTCCGGAAGCTCGACGCTTCCGACCGTGACAGGGCTGACGCCGTGGTTCGCGAAGGTCAGAGGCCCGTCCAGGTGAGTGGTGATGAGGACGTCCTTGAACGTGAGCTGCGGGGTCACGCGAAGGTCCTTGATTGGGAAGCGGAATTCTCCGACTTCGGATCGGATCGTGGGGTCCTCTCCATCATTGGTGTCCGGGACGCGATCTCGATCGCCGTAGAGGCGCGATACGGCCCAGAAGAAAATCCGGCCGGTGCCGTCGCCCTGTTCCAGGGCCGCGCGCTCCGCGGGTGTCAACGATTCGAGCAGTGAGTCGTAGGGGATGACGAACGTGATGACCCCGCGGTCTCGATCCACCGTCGAGAATCGATTGAGGTCGTGGAGACCGGCGAAGGGTGGGCCGCCTCCGTCCAATCGCAAGGTGAGGGAGACGTCCGCCAGCGGGATTCCGGAGAGGCCAGGTTCGGTCGGCGCGTTGGCGATGCCAAGATCCACGGAGCCGTCGCGGTCGCTGTCGAGCAAGGGCTCGCCGCAGTTGAGAAAGAGCTGGAAAGTCCCCGATTTCAATTTGGGACGAGCGGCCTCTCCCGGAGAGAAGGTCGATGGGCGATGGTTGCCTATCGGTGGAACGGTCTCGGGCCGCCGAATCTCGTCCTGCAAGATTTGCTCGGGGGCCCCGTGCCTGCCCCCTTCCGATTCCTGTTCACGGTCCAGGCGGTCATTCAGGGAGAGTGTGAATATCAATGCTCCCTGAGAGCTGCCGTTTCCCAAGAAATCGAAGGATCCGATCTTGGCTTGGATTTCCGCCAAATCAATCTCCGCCTCGATCGGATGAGCGGCCTCGCGTGGTTCCTCCAAGCTCTCGGCAGGATCCGAGGCGACACGATTGGTTCGATTCAGCAGAAGAATCGGACCCGTAGAGTCGGAGATCACGACATCCTCCCGGCCGTCCTCGTTGAAGTCGGCGAACAGCGGGACGGGAGGCGTGAGGGCGAACGAACTACCCTGACCGCCTTGTCTCAGGGGAACTCCCGACGGGGAATACTTGGGGCCGAGAGCATGAAATTCACCCGTTCCGGCTCCTTCGCCGAATTCAAGAAAGTCGCCCAGGGCGCCAAGGAGATCCAGGAAGCCGTCTCCGTCCAGGTCGACGTGGCGGCCCGGATTGTTGCAGCAATCGGAGCCGACGCTAAACTGCGAAAAAAACTCTTCATCGTGCCCCAGAAACGTGCCGAAGAGGTTGGGGTAGCCAGAGTATGAAGGAAAGAACGACAGGTCGGGTAGACCGTCGCCGTTCACGTCGGTTGGGGGGAGCAACTGGGAGAAGATCCCACCATCTTCGTAATACTCGTAATAGTAAGGCTCCCCGAAACGACCGTCTCCCAAGCCATCCGCCCACGTGCCGAGCGTGATCCCGCCGGGCCTGAGGTCGCTGAATAGAATGAGGAGGTCGGGGACGCTGTCGCCATTCACCCGACCGATCTGGACGTCCACGGCCGCCGGATACCAGCCTGGGGGGTCGCTGTCGATGACAGTCGAGGGCTCGCCAAGCCGTCCGCCATCTTCCCCGAGGTACACTGAAATCGTCCCCCCAAGGTAATAGGAAGAAGGATAGCCTTCCCGTTTCGTCCCTTTGTGCGTCATGACGACATCGGGGTTTCCATCGCCGTTCAAATCCCCTGCCGCGATCCTGGTGGGAGCAATTCCGGCGGCTTTCGACTCAAGGAAGAGTGGCGGGTTCCTCGGAAGCTGTCCCAGATAACTCGAAAGAGTCCAAGCCCCGTTCGGCAACGTCGGGTAATTGAGGGTGACCACGTCATCCCTGCCGTCGTGGTTGAGATCGGCAGCAATAGCGTCGAAGAATCCCGAGCTCAAGGGCGCCGGTGCGCCGGGTATCGGCCGGAAATCACCACGACCGTTCCCTCGATAGATGACGATCTGGTCACCCCCTGCGAAAAGAAGATCCTTGTGGCCGTCGCCGTCGAAGTCTCCTGTCGCGGCGAATTCCCCAAACGGGGAAGGCGGAGTGATTCTCACGGAGTCCCTTGCACCGCCATTCGAGGAAAGGAAGACGCTCAAGCTTGTCGAGGCATAGCCGTAACTATAGGATGGGTATCCAAAGTAGATCTGGTCGGAGACCGCATCTAAATCCCAAGACATCCGGATACTTCCAGCGGGTTCGAGCGGCAGGCGCAACTCTTGGGGAGAGCCCAGAGTTCCGTTCTCGCCATTGAGGTAGGTCACCGCAAGGTTGCGGTCGAAGAACTGCAAATCGAGTCTGCCGTCTCCATTCACGTCCTGGAAGCCGATAGGGCCATTGCCAGAATAGGGTTTCGATAGAGCTTGGGGCGCCGACCATTGACCGAGGCCCGTGCTCATCCGTAGTCCTCCAAAGCGAAGGAACAGATCCGGCAAGCCATCACCATTCAAATCGCCCGAAGCGGCTATCGGCGGCGTCGCGTACTCGACGTTGGGAAGAATGGCCGCGATTCCTTGATCGGGAGGCAGAAAATGCCCGGTGCCATCGCCCGGCAGGATTTCCCAGCTGCCGCGCGGGCCCGAACCAAAT
This portion of the Candidatus Polarisedimenticolia bacterium genome encodes:
- a CDS encoding M20/M25/M40 family metallo-hydrolase — protein: MRPHLSGVLILLLLTSQFAPATLSASAPKKDAPFFGRTQGNNPLAQIAARIVGEATASGGAYEKLAWLTDRIGPRLSGSPQAEAAVAWTLREMRRDGLANVRREKVMVPHWVRGAETASIVAPVAQRLAVTALGMSEPTPPGGVTAEVVEVASFDELRALGDKARGKIVFYNKPIEAHADGSGYGSASGLRYRGAAEAGKQGAVAMLIRSLGTISARLVHTGTHAYEEGVPRIPAAAISAEDAELIHRLGAKGEAVQVHLTLGCKTLPDVESANAIGELRGRTLPGDVVVIGGHLDSWDLGTGALDDGAGVAVSMEALRILKKLNLRPRRTIRAVLFMNEENGNRGGKTYFETHRGEMERHVAAIESDAGAGHPLGFSVKSGAGGEATLRSLAGRLERIGATSVEVGGEGGVDISPMLAAGVPLLGLRQDMTEYFDWHHTAGDTLDKVNPRDLADNAAAMAFMAYALADLEVPLPRIPPEERESPDR
- a CDS encoding FG-GAP-like repeat-containing protein, whose product is MLDFASWGSTTLFLRGPGGTVTEKPISLPLDPAEGFHSYDYVISTDLNRDGIPDAVVAQPFVIIEFSGQDFRFRDSTNLYAFLADGHGGFVRSQKIEALDLPGLDFKLMPGALKDFTGDGIVDYLGFGSGPRGSWEILPGDGTGHFLPPDQGIAAILPNVEYATPPIAASGDLNGDGLPDLFLRFGGLRMSTGLGQWSAPQALSKPYSGNGPIGFQDVNGDGRLDLQFFDRNLAVTYLNGENGTLGSPQELRLPLEPAGSIRMSWDLDAVSDQIYFGYPSYSYGYASTSLSVFLSSNGGARDSVRITPPSPFGEFAATGDFDGDGHKDLLFAGGDQIVIYRGNGRGDFRPIPGAPAPLSSGFFDAIAADLNHDGRDDVVTLNYPTLPNGAWTLSSYLGQLPRNPPLFLESKAAGIAPTRIAAGDLNGDGNPDVVMTHKGTKREGYPSSYYLGGTISVYLGEDGGRLGEPSTVIDSDPPGWYPAAVDVQIGRVNGDSVPDLLILFSDLRPGGITLGTWADGLGDGRFGEPYYYEYYEDGGIFSQLLPPTDVNGDGLPDLSFFPSYSGYPNLFGTFLGHDEEFFSQFSVGSDCCNNPGRHVDLDGDGFLDLLGALGDFLEFGEGAGTGEFHALGPKYSPSGVPLRQGGQGSSFALTPPVPLFADFNEDGREDVVISDSTGPILLLNRTNRVASDPAESLEEPREAAHPIEAEIDLAEIQAKIGSFDFLGNGSSQGALIFTLSLNDRLDREQESEGGRHGAPEQILQDEIRRPETVPPIGNHRPSTFSPGEAARPKLKSGTFQLFLNCGEPLLDSDRDGSVDLGIANAPTEPGLSGIPLADVSLTLRLDGGGPPFAGLHDLNRFSTVDRDRGVITFVIPYDSLLESLTPAERAALEQGDGTGRIFFWAVSRLYGDRDRVPDTNDGEDPTIRSEVGEFRFPIKDLRVTPQLTFKDVLITTHLDGPLTFANHGVSPVTVGSVELPESGLSLDPPSPFAVPPAGRQNALLRYAPTAHETLSGLATIHSDDPGRSALQFLPSGRGVAPIAEVAAELLDFGSVPIGLAGSWKSIEIRNAGDAFLNITWDMTDPYAQFSFMSDSYYVPGPEHRSLTLYPNETKRISLVFRPTQLGPSEGQFRLQTDDPFRPQIDVKLQGTGTAPEPRIYIDQFYFRPMFDVPLGGESNITYRVSNSGSAPLHILSATSSLPEFTARIEPEVLPPDSVATLTVTFRPTTWGTFNTVITVLSDDPTLPSYSGSIEARVPEPPPQMHVSTTHLDFGDVRLSQPVTRSFDLSNTGTGSLRITGPIVPYWCPLQADPNSDFTVLPGETRTVQVIYTADYIPPDWCDHFSFETNDPAMRYVDIEVLAHWLLASFSSPDVLYFPETMVGRSSTVNLSIVNNGEDDLRISSAQFDDSYFYLGGPLPDAIPPGGSALVPVVFRPNRSGSLSSYLMLSTNDPRRESAWIYLLGYGYYSALLKSPFELNSK